One part of the Mycolicibacterium aromaticivorans JS19b1 = JCM 16368 genome encodes these proteins:
- the ramB gene encoding acetate metabolism transcriptional regulator RamB gives MAKTFVGSRIRQLRSERGFSQAALAQMLEISPSYLNQIEHDVRPLTVAVLLRITEVFGVDATFFSSEDDTRLVAELREVTMDRDLDLDVDMTEVADIVGTHPAIARAIVNLHRRYRITTAQLAAATEDRFNLNTGGSGSASISMPHEEVRDYFYQRQNYLHELDTAAEDLTIRMRMHRAELSRELADRLTMVHGVHIIRRVDMGDTVLHRYDPVARTLEISNHLSSGQQVFKMATELAYLECGHLIDTLVDEGKFTSEESRKLARLGLASYFAAATVLPYGQFHSMAENFRYDIERLSAFYQVSYETICHRLSTLQRPSMRGVPFSFVRVDKAGNMSKRQSATGFHFSSAGGTCPLWNVYETFSNPGKILVQIAQMPDGQNYMWVARTVERRASRYGQPVKTFAIGLGCEMRHASRLVYSKGLDLSSDSATPIGAGCRVCERDNCPQRAFPALGRALDLDEHRSTVSPYLVKES, from the coding sequence GTGGCCAAGACGTTCGTCGGCTCCCGGATTCGACAGCTCCGCAGCGAACGCGGATTCAGCCAGGCCGCACTGGCTCAGATGCTGGAGATATCACCGAGCTATCTCAACCAGATCGAGCACGACGTCCGGCCGTTGACCGTCGCGGTGCTGCTGCGTATCACCGAGGTGTTCGGGGTTGATGCCACCTTCTTTTCGTCGGAGGACGACACCCGACTGGTGGCCGAACTGCGTGAAGTGACCATGGATCGCGACCTCGACCTCGATGTCGACATGACCGAGGTCGCCGACATCGTCGGCACCCATCCGGCGATAGCCCGCGCGATCGTCAACCTGCATCGCCGCTACCGGATCACCACCGCGCAATTGGCGGCGGCCACCGAAGATCGGTTCAACCTCAACACCGGGGGCAGTGGCTCGGCGTCGATCTCCATGCCGCACGAAGAGGTCCGCGACTACTTCTACCAACGGCAGAATTATCTGCACGAACTCGACACTGCCGCCGAGGATCTCACCATCCGGATGCGGATGCACCGTGCCGAGCTGTCACGGGAGTTGGCCGACCGGCTGACGATGGTGCACGGCGTCCACATCATCCGGCGTGTCGATATGGGCGATACCGTGCTGCACCGTTACGACCCGGTGGCACGCACTCTCGAGATCAGCAACCACCTGTCGTCGGGCCAGCAAGTGTTCAAGATGGCCACGGAGCTGGCGTATCTCGAGTGCGGTCACCTGATCGACACATTGGTCGACGAGGGAAAGTTCACCAGCGAGGAGTCGCGAAAACTGGCCCGTCTGGGCCTGGCAAGCTATTTCGCGGCCGCAACGGTGTTGCCCTACGGGCAGTTTCACAGTATGGCTGAGAACTTTCGCTACGATATCGAACGACTCTCGGCCTTCTATCAGGTCAGTTACGAGACGATCTGCCATCGGCTCTCGACGTTACAGCGGCCGTCCATGCGTGGCGTCCCGTTCTCGTTCGTCCGGGTGGATAAGGCCGGAAACATGTCTAAACGCCAGTCCGCCACCGGCTTTCACTTTTCCTCCGCCGGCGGTACCTGCCCACTGTGGAACGTCTACGAGACGTTCTCCAACCCGGGCAAGATCTTGGTGCAGATCGCCCAGATGCCCGACGGGCAGAACTACATGTGGGTGGCGCGCACGGTCGAACGGCGGGCGTCGCGCTACGGCCAGCCCGTCAAGACCTTTGCGATCGGACTGGGCTGCGAGATGCGGCACGCCAGCCGGCTGGTTTACTCGAAGGGTCTTGATCTGTCATCAGACAGCGCGACACCGATCGGTGCGGGCTGCCGGGTGTGCGAACGGGACAACTGCCCGCAGCGGGCCTTTCCGGCTCTGGGCCGGGCACTGGATCTCGATGAGCACCGCAGCACGGTGTCGCCCTATCTGGTCAAGGAGTCGTGA
- the aceA gene encoding isocitrate lyase yields the protein MSNVGQPKSPEEIQKDWDTNPRWKGITRTYTPADVVALQGSVVEEATLARRGAEVLWNQLHDMEFVNALGALTGNMAVQQVRAGLKAIYLSGWQVAGDANLSGHTYPDQSLYPANSVPQVVRRINNALMRADQIAKVEGDTSIENWLAPIVADGEAGFGGALNVYELQKAMIAAGVAGSHWEDQLASEKKCGHLGGKVLIPTQQHIRTLTSARLAADVADVPTVVIARTDAEAATLITSDVDDRDKPFVTGERTAEGFYRVKNGLEPCIARAKAYAPYSDLIWMETGTPDLELAAKFAEGVKSEFPDQMLAYNCSPSFNWRKHLDDATIAKFQKELGAMGFKFQFITLAGFHALNYSMFDLAYGYARNQMSAYVELQEREFDAEERGYTATKHQREVGAGYFDRIATTVDPTSSTTALSGSTEEGQFH from the coding sequence CTGTCCAACGTTGGCCAGCCGAAGAGCCCAGAAGAAATCCAGAAGGACTGGGACACCAATCCCCGCTGGAAAGGGATCACCCGTACCTACACCCCGGCCGACGTCGTTGCGCTGCAGGGCAGTGTCGTCGAAGAGGCGACCCTGGCCCGCCGTGGCGCCGAGGTGCTGTGGAACCAGCTGCACGACATGGAATTCGTCAACGCGCTGGGTGCCCTGACCGGCAACATGGCCGTCCAGCAGGTCCGCGCCGGCCTGAAGGCCATCTACCTGTCGGGCTGGCAGGTCGCCGGCGACGCGAACCTGTCCGGCCACACCTACCCCGACCAGAGCCTCTACCCGGCCAACTCGGTGCCGCAGGTCGTGCGCCGGATCAACAACGCGCTCATGCGTGCCGACCAGATCGCCAAGGTCGAGGGTGACACCTCGATCGAGAACTGGCTCGCCCCGATCGTCGCCGACGGCGAAGCCGGCTTCGGTGGCGCGCTGAACGTCTACGAGCTGCAGAAGGCGATGATCGCCGCCGGTGTCGCCGGTTCGCACTGGGAGGACCAGCTGGCCTCGGAGAAGAAGTGCGGCCACCTCGGTGGCAAGGTGCTGATCCCGACCCAGCAGCACATCCGCACCCTGACCTCGGCTCGCCTGGCCGCCGACGTCGCCGACGTCCCAACCGTCGTCATCGCCCGCACCGATGCCGAGGCTGCCACGCTGATCACCTCCGATGTGGACGACCGCGACAAGCCGTTCGTCACCGGTGAGCGCACCGCGGAGGGCTTCTACCGGGTGAAGAACGGCCTCGAGCCGTGCATCGCCCGCGCCAAGGCCTACGCGCCGTACTCCGACCTGATCTGGATGGAGACCGGCACCCCGGACCTGGAGCTGGCAGCCAAGTTCGCCGAGGGCGTCAAGAGCGAGTTCCCGGACCAGATGCTGGCCTACAACTGCTCGCCGTCGTTCAACTGGCGCAAGCACCTGGACGACGCGACCATCGCGAAGTTCCAGAAGGAGCTCGGTGCGATGGGCTTCAAGTTCCAGTTCATCACGCTGGCCGGCTTCCACGCCCTGAACTACTCGATGTTCGATCTGGCCTACGGCTACGCCCGCAACCAGATGAGCGCCTACGTCGAGCTGCAGGAGCGCGAGTTCGACGCCGAGGAGCGCGGCTACACCGCCACCAAGCACCAGCGCGAGGTCGGCGCCGGTTACTTCGACCGCATCGCCACCACCGTGGATCCGACCTCGTCGACCACGGCGCTGAGCGGCTCGACCGAAGAGGGCCAGTTCCACTAA
- a CDS encoding acyl-[acyl-carrier-protein] thioesterase — protein sequence MTTSTTDTGLAKVLMPVPDPHPDVFDREWPLRVGDIDRVGRLRLDAACRHIQDIGQDQLREMGHEETHPLWIVRRTMVDLIRPIEYPEMLRLRRWCSGTSNRWCEMRVRIDGRKGGLIESEAFWININRETQGPARIADDFLDGLQRTTDVKRLRWKAYLTAGSRHDANEIRAFPIRVSDIDLFDHVNNSVYWKVVEEFLAPQPELFESPLRVTVEHDAPVAFGDKLEICLHVYPPGSTDKFGPELADRTVRTLTYVVGEEVKAVASIFAL from the coding sequence ATGACCACCAGCACCACCGACACCGGCTTGGCGAAGGTGTTGATGCCGGTTCCCGATCCGCATCCCGATGTTTTCGACCGCGAATGGCCGCTGCGCGTCGGCGATATCGACCGCGTCGGCCGGTTGCGGTTGGACGCCGCCTGCCGCCACATCCAGGACATCGGCCAGGACCAGCTCCGCGAGATGGGCCACGAGGAAACGCATCCGCTGTGGATTGTCCGGCGCACCATGGTCGACCTGATCCGCCCGATCGAATACCCGGAGATGCTGCGGCTGCGACGGTGGTGCTCGGGGACCTCGAACCGCTGGTGCGAGATGCGGGTCCGCATCGACGGCCGTAAGGGCGGCCTCATCGAATCCGAGGCCTTCTGGATCAACATCAACCGGGAGACTCAGGGGCCGGCCCGCATCGCCGACGACTTCCTGGACGGCCTGCAGCGCACCACCGATGTGAAACGACTGCGCTGGAAGGCCTATCTCACCGCCGGCTCGCGGCATGACGCCAACGAGATCCGCGCTTTCCCCATCCGCGTCAGCGACATCGATCTCTTCGACCATGTCAACAACTCGGTGTACTGGAAGGTCGTCGAGGAGTTCCTGGCGCCGCAGCCGGAGCTCTTCGAATCGCCGCTGCGGGTCACCGTCGAACACGATGCGCCGGTCGCCTTCGGCGACAAGCTCGAGATCTGTCTGCACGTGTATCCGCCCGGCTCCACCGACAAGTTCGGCCCGGAGCTCGCGGATCGCACTGTTAGAACGCTCACATACGTCGTCGGCGAAGAGGTCAAAGCCGTCGCATCGATCTTCGCGCTCTGA
- a CDS encoding 3-hydroxybutyryl-CoA dehydrogenase, protein MSSQKSIERVGVVGAGQMGSGIVEVSAKAGANVVVYEPTDALINSGRDRVISSLERATSKGKLSEADRDATLARLMFTTDLADLSDRQLVIEAVVEDEAVKGKIFAQLDELITDPDAVLASNTSSIPIMKIAAATKNPSRVLGLHFFNPVPVLPLVELVNTLVTSEDAIARVEQFAAEVLGKKVVRCGDRSGFVVNALLVPYLLSAIRMVEAGVASIEDVDTAIVAGLSHPMGPLRLSDLIGLDTMKLIADSMYDELKDAHYAPPPLLLRMVEAGQLGKKSGQGFYSY, encoded by the coding sequence GTGAGCAGCCAGAAAAGCATTGAACGAGTGGGTGTGGTCGGAGCCGGGCAGATGGGCTCGGGCATCGTCGAGGTGTCTGCCAAGGCGGGTGCCAACGTCGTCGTCTACGAGCCGACCGACGCACTGATCAACTCCGGACGCGACCGCGTCATCTCCTCGCTGGAACGCGCGACGAGCAAGGGCAAGCTCTCGGAAGCCGATCGCGACGCGACGCTGGCCAGACTGATGTTCACCACCGATCTCGCCGACCTGTCGGATCGTCAGCTGGTGATCGAAGCCGTCGTCGAAGACGAGGCTGTCAAAGGCAAGATCTTCGCCCAACTGGACGAGCTCATCACCGACCCTGACGCCGTGCTCGCGTCCAACACCTCGAGCATCCCGATCATGAAAATCGCGGCGGCGACCAAGAATCCGAGCCGGGTGCTCGGCCTGCACTTCTTCAACCCGGTACCGGTGCTGCCGCTCGTCGAGCTCGTCAACACCTTGGTCACCTCTGAAGACGCCATCGCCAGGGTGGAGCAGTTCGCCGCTGAGGTGCTCGGAAAGAAGGTGGTGCGCTGCGGCGACCGCTCCGGGTTCGTCGTCAACGCCCTGCTGGTGCCCTACCTGCTGTCGGCCATCCGCATGGTTGAGGCCGGGGTCGCCAGCATCGAGGACGTCGACACGGCAATCGTCGCGGGCCTATCCCACCCGATGGGCCCGCTGCGTCTTTCGGACCTGATCGGCCTGGACACCATGAAACTCATCGCCGACTCGATGTACGACGAACTCAAGGATGCGCACTACGCGCCGCCGCCATTGCTGCTGCGCATGGTCGAGGCGGGACAGCTGGGCAAGAAATCCGGCCAGGGGTTCTACAGCTACTGA
- a CDS encoding carboxymuconolactone decarboxylase family protein, which produces MGQRIPPGDRRELGLLNWGISRLGARSIRAPHMHLFEVLGRHKLLFLSFLPYSGVLLNWGKLPKRDKELVILRVGHLRGSEYELQQHRRLARSRGVDEALQDKIFAGPTAEGLTDRQRALLTAVDEFVLNRDLSDDTFTTLSTHLSREQVIEFCALAGHYDAIAGILATLRVPMDFAD; this is translated from the coding sequence ATGGGTCAACGTATTCCACCCGGGGACCGACGCGAGCTCGGCCTGCTCAACTGGGGCATATCCCGGTTGGGTGCACGGTCGATTCGCGCTCCGCACATGCACCTCTTCGAAGTCCTGGGCCGGCACAAGCTACTGTTCCTGTCATTTCTGCCGTATTCGGGTGTGCTGCTGAATTGGGGCAAGCTGCCCAAGCGGGACAAAGAACTGGTGATCCTGCGCGTCGGTCACCTGCGCGGTTCGGAGTACGAGCTGCAGCAGCACCGCAGGCTGGCCCGCAGCCGTGGCGTCGATGAGGCGTTGCAGGACAAGATCTTTGCCGGCCCAACGGCCGAGGGACTGACCGACCGTCAGCGCGCACTGCTGACCGCGGTGGACGAGTTCGTGCTCAATCGCGACCTGTCCGATGACACCTTCACAACGTTATCGACACACTTGAGCCGCGAGCAGGTGATCGAATTCTGCGCCCTGGCAGGCCATTACGATGCGATAGCAGGCATTCTGGCCACGCTGCGGGTTCCGATGGACTTCGCCGACTAG
- a CDS encoding cyclopropane mycolic acid synthase family methyltransferase: protein MVDVDTDLTPYYEESQSIYDVSDDFFALFLGPTMGYTCGYYERDDMTLDESQTAKFDLALGKLDLRPGMTLLDVGCGWGGALEMAVQKYDVNVIGITLSKNQSEFARKRLAKLDTNRSIEVRLQGWEEFDEPVDRIVSIGAFEAFKVERYPLFFEKAYELLPDDGRMLLHTILAHTQKFFRDNGIKVTISDLKFMKFIEQEIFPGGRLPAVEDIEQLAVDSGFTLERIHLLQHHYARTLDMWAAKLIANRDEAIAITSTEIYDRYMKYLTGCADFFRRGITNIGQFTLVKG from the coding sequence ATGGTCGATGTGGATACGGATCTGACTCCCTACTACGAGGAATCACAATCCATCTACGACGTCTCCGACGACTTCTTCGCCCTGTTCCTAGGCCCGACCATGGGCTACACCTGCGGCTACTACGAGCGCGACGACATGACGCTCGACGAGTCTCAGACCGCCAAGTTCGACCTGGCGTTGGGCAAGCTCGACCTGCGGCCCGGCATGACTCTGCTCGACGTCGGTTGCGGCTGGGGCGGGGCCCTGGAGATGGCGGTGCAGAAGTACGACGTCAACGTCATCGGTATCACGCTGAGCAAAAACCAGTCGGAGTTCGCCCGTAAGCGCCTGGCCAAGCTGGACACCAACCGCTCGATCGAGGTGCGACTGCAGGGCTGGGAAGAGTTCGACGAGCCCGTCGACCGCATCGTGAGCATCGGCGCCTTCGAGGCGTTCAAGGTGGAGCGCTACCCGCTGTTCTTCGAGAAGGCCTACGAGCTGCTTCCCGACGACGGACGCATGTTGCTGCACACGATTTTGGCGCACACCCAGAAGTTCTTCCGCGACAACGGGATCAAGGTCACGATCAGCGACCTGAAGTTCATGAAGTTCATCGAGCAGGAGATCTTCCCGGGCGGACGGTTGCCTGCTGTCGAGGACATCGAGCAGCTTGCGGTCGACTCCGGCTTCACCCTCGAGCGCATTCACCTGCTGCAGCATCACTACGCCCGCACGCTGGACATGTGGGCGGCCAAGCTGATCGCCAACCGTGACGAGGCAATCGCGATCACGTCGACGGAGATCTACGACCGGTACATGAAGTACCTGACCGGCTGCGCGGACTTCTTCCGCCGCGGCATCACCAACATCGGGCAGTTCACCCTGGTCAAGGGCTGA
- a CDS encoding polyphosphate kinase 2 family protein: MSDLPSQWTHEPRKVLRFRPGDKVADIDTDSSPGYSDGKDGSEELQNERNERFAGLQEMLYANGRAGDNRSLLLVLQGMDTAGKGGTVKHVVGAGNPQGIHYTSFGVPTEEERAHHYLWRVRKALPAAGNIGVFDRSHYEDVLVVRVHELVPRDVWEPRYDEINAFEKELVDSGTTLVKCAMFVSLDEQKRRLSERLERPDKYWKYNPGDVAERKLWPAYQEAYQAMLDRTSTDYAPWFVIPCDKKWYSRLAINELLIEALKGMKLEWPPADFDVEAEKKKLAEA; encoded by the coding sequence ATGAGTGATCTGCCGTCGCAATGGACCCATGAGCCGCGCAAGGTCCTGCGATTCAGGCCGGGTGACAAGGTGGCCGACATCGACACCGATTCCTCCCCGGGTTACTCCGACGGCAAAGACGGGTCGGAGGAGCTGCAGAACGAACGCAACGAGCGGTTCGCCGGCCTGCAGGAGATGCTCTACGCGAACGGCCGCGCCGGCGACAACCGCTCACTGCTGCTCGTTCTGCAGGGCATGGACACCGCGGGCAAGGGCGGCACCGTGAAACACGTTGTCGGAGCAGGCAATCCGCAGGGCATCCACTACACGAGCTTCGGTGTGCCGACCGAGGAGGAGCGCGCCCACCACTACCTGTGGCGCGTTCGCAAGGCGCTGCCGGCGGCGGGCAACATCGGGGTGTTCGACCGGTCCCACTACGAGGACGTCCTGGTCGTGCGCGTGCACGAGCTGGTCCCGCGCGACGTCTGGGAGCCGCGCTACGACGAGATCAACGCCTTCGAGAAGGAACTCGTCGACTCCGGGACCACCCTCGTCAAATGCGCGATGTTCGTCTCGCTCGACGAGCAGAAGAGGCGGCTCTCCGAACGCCTCGAACGTCCGGACAAGTACTGGAAGTACAACCCGGGCGATGTCGCCGAGCGCAAGCTGTGGCCCGCGTACCAAGAGGCATACCAGGCAATGCTGGACCGGACCTCGACCGACTACGCCCCGTGGTTCGTCATCCCCTGTGACAAGAAGTGGTATTCCCGGCTGGCCATCAACGAACTGTTGATCGAGGCGCTCAAGGGAATGAAGCTGGAGTGGCCGCCGGCCGACTTCGACGTCGAGGCGGAGAAGAAGAAACTGGCGGAGGCCTAA